A window from Bos indicus x Bos taurus breed Angus x Brahman F1 hybrid chromosome 26, Bos_hybrid_MaternalHap_v2.0, whole genome shotgun sequence encodes these proteins:
- the NSMCE4A gene encoding non-structural maintenance of chromosomes element 4 homolog A has product MSGDSSGRRPEGRGRGRDPHRDRTRSRSRSRSPLSPGSRRGAAPERREAPERPGLEDTEPSDSGDEMIDPASLEEETDPSLCRQIRHQYRALINSVQQNREDILNASDKLTEVLEEANTLFNGVSRAREAVLDAHFLVLASDLGKEKAKQLRSDLNSFDMLRYVETLLTHMGVNPLEAEELIRDEDSSDLEFIVYDSWKISGKTAENTFNKTHTFHFLLGSIQGECPVPKPRIERPRKVRMIEEQQAMPAQLKRMEESHQEATEKEVERILGLLQTYFQEDPDTPMSFFDFVVDPHSFPRTVENIFHVSFIIRDGFARIRLDRDRLPVIEPVNINEESGGNTQIRNQAIIALSYRDWEEIVRTFEISEPVITSSQSQQRLSA; this is encoded by the exons ATGTCCGGGGACAGCAGCGGCCGCCGGCCCgagggccggggccggggccgcgaCCCGCACCGGGATCGCACCCGCTCCCGCTCCCGCTCGCGGTCCCCGCTGTCGCCCGGCTCCCGCCGCGGCGCCGCGCCCGAGCGCAGGGAGGCCCCAGAGCGCCCGGGCTTGGAGGATACCGAACCGTCGGATTCCGGGGACGAGATGATAGACCCAGCGAGCTTGGAGGAGGAGACCGACCCCAGCCTCTGCCGCCAGATCCGCCATCAGTACCGCGCGCTTATCAACTCGGTCCAAC aaaaccgGGAGGATATATTGAATGCCAGCGACAAGTTAACAGAGGTCCTTGAAGAGGCCAACACTCTCTTTAATGGAG TGTCCCGAGCAAGAGAAGCAGTTCTGGATGCCCACTTTCTTGTTCTGGCTTCAGATTTGGGCAAAGAGAAGGCAAAGCAGCTGCGTTCTGACCTGAACTCGTTTGATATGTTACGATACGTGGAAACTCTA CTGACTCATATGGGTGTAAATCCGCTAGAAGCTGAAGAACTCATCCGTGATGAAGACAGTTCTGATTTGGAATTCATAGTCTATGACTCCTGGAAAATATCAGGCAAAACAGCAGAAAACACCTTTAATAAAACCCATACATTCCACTTTCT GTTGGGTTCAATACAAGGAGAGTGCCCTGTGCCAAAGCCACGAATTGAACGTCCAAGAAAAGTTCGTATGATAGAAGAGCAGCAGGCAATGCCTGCCCAG ttaaaaagaatggaagagtctcatcaagaagcaacagaaaaagaagtggaaagaatCTTGGGATTGTTGCAAACATACTTTCAAGAAGATC ctgataCTCCGATGTCCTTCTTTGACTTTGTGGTTGATCCACATTCTTTCCCCCGGACAGTGGAAAACATCTTTcatgtttcttttattataaGG GATGGTTTTGCAAGAATAAGACTTGACCGAGACCGACTGCCAGTAATAG AGCCTGTTAATATTAATGAAGAAAGTGGAGGAAACACTCAAATTAGGAATCAAGCAATTATAGCTTTGAGTTATCGAGACTGGGAG GAGATTGTGAGGACCTTTGAGATCTCAGAGCC